A window of Halobellus sp. LT62 contains these coding sequences:
- a CDS encoding DUF5305 family protein, which translates to MAFEHRVKLFISENHRLIVAALVLVGVLCLVGAGYVFSTPTTQTITEETDRQTFETRADPSALVTRQTALYEQGERLDNRSVYFLSASPSMTFDVETTVPADVPVRLNHRLELEIRGVRDGQEFYRSTETLLEANETVTDGQFTASETVNVSALRGELQTLRASTEGVGEFEIRLSQTVQYETESYEGTLVSTVPFVIDGRSYYLEETVEAEQVESMSVQRQVTEPPNPLEYGGFALVGLLLLGVAVLARDLDDRIDTEELRTRIVHDRHDEWISRGEFPTNSQKQYISILTLEDLVDVAIDTNRRVIHDPQIDAYAVIDSSEIYYYAIEEVAADEWLDI; encoded by the coding sequence ATGGCGTTTGAACACCGCGTGAAGCTGTTTATCAGCGAAAACCACCGCCTTATCGTCGCTGCGCTCGTTCTGGTGGGTGTCCTCTGTCTGGTCGGCGCGGGGTACGTCTTCAGCACGCCGACGACCCAGACGATCACCGAGGAGACCGATCGACAGACCTTCGAGACGCGCGCGGACCCCAGCGCGCTCGTCACCCGTCAGACGGCACTGTACGAACAGGGCGAGCGGTTGGACAACCGTTCGGTGTACTTTCTCTCCGCGTCGCCGTCGATGACCTTCGACGTCGAGACGACGGTCCCGGCCGACGTTCCGGTTCGGTTGAACCATCGACTCGAACTGGAGATCCGCGGGGTACGGGACGGTCAAGAGTTCTACCGCTCGACGGAGACGCTTCTGGAAGCGAACGAAACGGTCACTGACGGGCAGTTCACCGCCTCGGAGACAGTGAACGTCTCCGCGCTTCGCGGCGAGCTTCAGACGCTTCGAGCCTCGACGGAGGGTGTCGGCGAGTTCGAGATTCGGCTGTCGCAGACCGTGCAGTATGAAACCGAATCGTACGAAGGAACCTTGGTATCGACGGTCCCGTTCGTCATCGACGGCCGGTCGTACTACCTCGAGGAGACGGTCGAAGCCGAGCAGGTCGAGTCGATGTCGGTCCAACGACAGGTCACGGAGCCGCCGAACCCGCTCGAATACGGCGGATTCGCGCTCGTCGGCCTCCTCCTGCTCGGCGTCGCGGTGCTCGCGCGCGACCTCGACGACCGGATCGACACAGAGGAACTGCGCACCCGGATCGTCCACGACCGACACGACGAGTGGATCTCCCGCGGCGAGTTCCCGACGAACTCCCAGAAGCAGTACATCTCGATTCTGACGCTCGAAGACCTCGTCGACGTCGCGATCGACACCAACCGCCGGGTGATTCACGACCCGCAGATCGACGCTTACGCCGTGATCGACTCCTCGGAGATCTACTACTACGCGATCGAAGAGGTCGCCGCCGACGAGTGGCTGGACATCTGA
- a CDS encoding DUF7344 domain-containing protein, whose product MGTQVGQERSLEDETDADGELDRDEIFDLMSNHRRRYAMHFCKQHEDPVALSDLAEQVAAWEQDKSIAELTSAERKTVYTSLQQTHLPRLDRAGVVDYEGGEVELTEQIKALDIYLDIVPENSIPWGVYYLGLSVISAVVMGGLWLDVLPTETVPLLVYPTLIVLAFLGSAAYHAVTNHRYRFESFERPP is encoded by the coding sequence ATGGGGACGCAGGTCGGTCAGGAACGCTCGCTCGAAGACGAGACGGACGCGGACGGGGAGTTAGACCGCGACGAGATCTTCGATCTGATGAGCAACCACCGCCGCCGCTACGCGATGCACTTCTGCAAGCAACACGAGGACCCCGTCGCGCTCTCGGATCTGGCCGAACAGGTGGCCGCGTGGGAGCAGGACAAATCGATCGCCGAACTCACCTCCGCCGAGCGCAAGACCGTCTACACGTCGCTCCAGCAGACGCACCTCCCGCGGCTCGACCGCGCGGGCGTCGTCGACTACGAGGGCGGCGAGGTCGAACTCACAGAGCAGATCAAAGCGCTCGACATCTACCTCGACATCGTCCCCGAGAACTCGATCCCGTGGGGTGTGTACTACCTCGGCCTCTCGGTGATTTCGGCGGTCGTGATGGGCGGACTCTGGCTGGACGTGCTGCCGACTGAGACGGTCCCGCTTCTCGTGTATCCGACGCTGATCGTGCTGGCGTTTCTCGGCTCCGCGGCGTACCACGCCGTGACCAATCACCGCTACCGATTCGAGAGCTTCGAGCGGCCGCCCTGA
- a CDS encoding signal peptidase I: MVSASDAVQWVILIVVLLAAGSLVFGQLLGQPILLAYVETGSMSPTMEPGDGFVAIPSAIADPPEEGDVVTFDAQELQGGGLTTHRVVGRTDAGYVTQGDANPFSDQDGEEPPVQRSQIVAHALQVNGEVVVIPNLGTGVLAIQSVLTGVLSATGSLPGIRAFTSGEFSAQALVWAGGGIIVVSFLLDTFGSSRATSQRSRRRGDYIENVTVVLVVLAVVLVPATASMALSSGTTTFDVVSSQSPTDDPFVIATGDTDSINYSVYNDGYVPMLTVVEPGHHSIEVSEPVHYVSPRSNTSMQLFVTAPPETGAYERSVSQSRYLPILPRGLILSLHGVHPWLAIAAIDGILLVGTLALSVLTIGFSPVRLRSTARNISLLDRLRRRFR, encoded by the coding sequence GTGGTCAGCGCCAGCGACGCGGTCCAGTGGGTGATCCTGATCGTGGTGCTCCTAGCGGCCGGCTCGCTCGTGTTCGGCCAGCTCTTGGGCCAACCGATCCTGCTCGCGTACGTCGAGACGGGCAGTATGTCGCCGACGATGGAACCCGGCGACGGCTTCGTCGCGATCCCCAGTGCGATCGCCGACCCGCCCGAGGAGGGTGACGTCGTCACGTTCGACGCGCAGGAGTTACAGGGCGGTGGGTTGACGACGCACCGCGTCGTCGGCCGAACCGACGCCGGATACGTCACGCAGGGGGACGCGAACCCGTTCTCCGATCAGGACGGCGAGGAACCCCCCGTACAACGATCGCAGATCGTCGCACACGCGCTGCAGGTGAACGGGGAAGTGGTCGTCATTCCGAACCTCGGAACGGGGGTGCTCGCGATTCAAAGCGTGCTGACCGGTGTGCTCAGCGCTACCGGCAGCCTGCCGGGGATTCGAGCGTTCACGAGCGGTGAGTTCTCCGCGCAGGCGCTCGTCTGGGCCGGCGGTGGCATCATCGTCGTGAGCTTCCTGTTGGACACGTTCGGCAGCAGTCGTGCGACCTCTCAGCGGAGTCGTCGCCGCGGCGACTACATCGAGAACGTCACGGTGGTACTCGTCGTCCTCGCGGTCGTTCTCGTTCCGGCGACGGCGAGTATGGCGCTGTCGTCGGGGACGACCACGTTCGACGTCGTCAGCTCGCAGTCTCCGACAGACGACCCGTTCGTCATCGCGACGGGCGACACCGACTCGATCAACTACAGCGTGTACAACGACGGCTACGTCCCGATGCTCACCGTCGTCGAACCGGGACATCACTCCATCGAGGTGAGCGAGCCCGTCCACTACGTCTCGCCTCGATCGAACACCTCGATGCAGCTATTCGTCACCGCCCCGCCCGAGACCGGCGCGTACGAGCGCTCCGTCTCCCAATCGCGCTATCTCCCGATCCTCCCACGGGGTCTCATCCTCTCGCTACACGGGGTCCACCCGTGGCTCGCGATCGCCGCTATCGACGGAATCCTCCTCGTCGGAACGCTGGCGCTCTCGGTTCTGACGATCGGATTCAGCCCGGTACGACTCCGGTCGACGGCGCGGAACATCTCGCTTCTCGACCGGCTCCGGCGTCGCTTCCGCTGA
- the panB gene encoding 3-methyl-2-oxobutanoate hydroxymethyltransferase, whose product MTTVASIQESERPLTMLTAYDAPTAELADEAGIEMVLVGDSIGNAVFGHDSTLPVTMDDMLRATRSVAGAVEDALVVTDLPFLSYGVDRAQTLENAGRLLKEAGGHAVKIESGPHTVELTEAMTDLGIPVMAHVGLTPQHVHGVGGYTRQGTTAERAAEMLDLAKAHEEAGAFSMVIEHVPREVGAAAGEELDIPVIGIGAGPDTDGQVLVVDDAVGMSDRIPPFAEAFGDVRREMRTAIERYRDAVESGEFPGEEHSHSEGLEL is encoded by the coding sequence ATGACCACCGTTGCGAGCATACAGGAGTCCGAACGCCCGTTGACGATGCTCACGGCCTACGACGCGCCCACCGCCGAGTTGGCCGACGAGGCGGGAATCGAGATGGTGCTCGTCGGCGACAGCATCGGCAACGCCGTCTTCGGCCACGACTCGACGCTCCCGGTGACGATGGACGATATGCTGCGGGCGACGCGCTCTGTCGCCGGCGCCGTCGAGGACGCGCTCGTCGTCACGGACCTGCCCTTCCTCAGTTACGGTGTCGACCGCGCGCAGACGCTCGAAAACGCCGGCCGGCTGTTGAAGGAGGCCGGCGGCCACGCGGTGAAGATCGAATCCGGCCCGCACACCGTCGAGTTAACCGAAGCGATGACGGACCTCGGCATTCCGGTGATGGCGCACGTCGGGCTCACCCCGCAGCACGTCCACGGCGTCGGCGGCTACACGCGACAGGGGACGACCGCCGAGCGGGCGGCGGAAATGCTCGATCTCGCGAAAGCGCACGAGGAGGCGGGCGCGTTCTCGATGGTGATCGAGCACGTGCCCAGAGAGGTCGGCGCGGCCGCCGGCGAGGAGCTCGACATCCCGGTGATCGGGATCGGCGCGGGGCCCGACACCGACGGGCAGGTACTCGTCGTCGACGACGCCGTGGGGATGTCCGATCGGATCCCCCCGTTCGCCGAGGCCTTCGGCGACGTGCGACGCGAGATGCGGACGGCGATCGAACGCTATCGCGACGCCGTCGAGTCGGGCGAGTTCCCCGGCGAGGAGCACAGTCACAGCGAGGGACTCGAGCTCTGA
- a CDS encoding ketopantoate reductase family protein, whose protein sequence is MDIVVFGAGSLGSLFGALLARSSEHDVTLVGRDPHVTAVRESGLRVTGTDAFTVHPAATTEGSALSADLALVTVKAFDTETAAEELATGEFRAVCSLQNGMGNEETLARHLDCPVLAGTTSYGAARRAPGEVEWNGRGDLAIGPWEPNEADKIAEEVGAAFAAADVPATVETGERIREQLWRKLAVNAAINPVTALARVPNGALGAEPGVELVEPIAREVARTARAVGVDLSDDEAVAAVANVVAATAENDSSMYRDVARGRRTEVDVINGYVVEQADARGVSVPTNRTLWTLIRAWEAARGLGDPEPVTEPLKAPGGDERV, encoded by the coding sequence ATGGACATCGTCGTCTTCGGCGCGGGCAGTCTCGGGAGCCTCTTCGGCGCGTTGCTCGCGCGGTCGTCCGAACATGACGTGACGCTCGTCGGGCGGGACCCGCACGTTACCGCGGTTCGCGAGTCGGGACTGCGCGTCACCGGCACCGACGCGTTCACCGTGCATCCGGCGGCGACGACCGAGGGAAGCGCTCTCTCTGCCGACCTCGCGCTCGTGACCGTGAAGGCGTTCGACACCGAGACGGCCGCCGAGGAGCTCGCGACCGGCGAGTTCCGCGCGGTGTGCTCGCTGCAGAACGGGATGGGCAACGAGGAGACGCTGGCGCGACACCTCGACTGTCCGGTGCTCGCGGGCACGACGAGCTACGGAGCGGCCCGCAGAGCGCCCGGCGAAGTCGAGTGGAACGGCCGCGGCGACCTCGCGATCGGGCCGTGGGAACCGAACGAGGCCGACAAGATCGCCGAGGAAGTCGGTGCGGCGTTCGCGGCTGCCGACGTTCCGGCGACCGTCGAAACGGGAGAGAGGATCCGCGAGCAACTCTGGCGAAAGCTCGCGGTGAACGCCGCTATCAACCCGGTGACGGCGCTGGCCCGCGTTCCGAACGGCGCGCTCGGCGCGGAACCGGGCGTCGAACTCGTCGAACCGATCGCGCGCGAGGTCGCAAGGACTGCCCGGGCGGTCGGCGTCGATCTCAGCGACGACGAGGCGGTCGCCGCCGTCGCAAACGTCGTGGCGGCGACCGCCGAGAACGACTCGTCGATGTACCGCGACGTCGCGCGCGGCCGACGGACCGAGGTCGACGTCATCAACGGCTACGTCGTCGAGCAGGCCGACGCTCGCGGCGTCTCGGTCCCGACGAACCGAACCCTGTGGACGTTGATCCGGGCGTGGGAAGCAGCGCGCGGGTTGGGCGATCCCGAGCCGGTAACGGAGCCATTGAAGGCCCCCGGAGGAGATGAGCGCGTATGA
- a CDS encoding NAD+ synthase, with translation MTTEQPVLEEDAPLDLRLSEAELDATVDHLSSFLRDLVDDAGAAGAVLGLSGGIDSTTVAYLAVEAFGAENVRGLVMPSVANAEDNMSDAEWVAQELEMPYDVVEIQPIAEKFFDTFPEAADDRMAAGNVYVRIRGVLNYFVANHEGKVVLGTGNRSEALTGYFTKYGDQAVDCNPIGNLYKQQVRQLAAHLGAPEELVSKTPSAEMWAGQTDEEEMGLGYDALDAILALHVDGPLSTAATVRHLDVTEAQVERVVDLYETSAHKRTMPPAPEPLHL, from the coding sequence ATGACTACGGAGCAACCGGTCCTCGAAGAGGACGCACCGCTCGATCTCCGGCTCTCGGAGGCGGAACTCGACGCGACGGTCGACCACCTTTCGTCGTTCCTCCGCGACCTCGTCGACGACGCCGGCGCAGCGGGTGCCGTGCTCGGCCTCTCCGGCGGAATCGACAGCACGACGGTCGCGTATCTCGCTGTCGAAGCGTTCGGCGCGGAGAACGTCCGCGGCCTCGTGATGCCGAGCGTCGCGAACGCCGAGGACAATATGAGCGACGCCGAGTGGGTCGCCCAAGAGCTCGAAATGCCGTACGACGTCGTCGAGATTCAGCCCATCGCGGAGAAATTCTTCGACACGTTCCCGGAGGCGGCGGACGACCGGATGGCCGCGGGCAACGTCTACGTCCGGATCCGCGGCGTCCTGAACTACTTCGTCGCCAACCACGAGGGGAAGGTCGTCCTCGGAACCGGCAACCGCTCGGAAGCGCTGACGGGGTATTTCACGAAGTACGGCGATCAGGCGGTCGACTGCAACCCGATCGGGAACCTCTACAAACAGCAGGTCCGACAGCTCGCCGCGCATCTGGGCGCGCCCGAGGAACTGGTGTCGAAGACGCCCTCCGCGGAGATGTGGGCCGGTCAGACCGACGAGGAGGAGATGGGTCTGGGCTACGACGCACTCGACGCGATCCTCGCGCTCCACGTCGACGGGCCGCTGTCGACGGCCGCGACCGTGCGACACCTCGACGTCACCGAGGCGCAGGTCGAACGCGTCGTCGACCTCTACGAGACGAGCGCTCACAAGCGGACGATGCCGCCCGCTCCGGAGCCGCTGCATCTGTAG
- a CDS encoding DUF7533 family protein, whose product MSLGIFGTIQLAATLIFAAPVAIFGLTRLAEGDTVIGGGAVVIAVGMVALPHYLTTPTDIPMKVGERVVGAVVKEPDDDESA is encoded by the coding sequence ATGAGTCTCGGTATCTTCGGGACGATCCAACTCGCGGCGACGCTGATCTTCGCCGCGCCCGTCGCGATCTTCGGGCTCACCCGACTCGCTGAGGGCGACACCGTCATCGGCGGCGGCGCGGTCGTCATCGCTGTCGGGATGGTCGCGCTCCCGCACTACCTCACGACGCCGACGGATATCCCGATGAAGGTCGGCGAACGCGTCGTCGGCGCGGTCGTGAAAGAACCCGACGACGACGAGTCGGCGTAG
- a CDS encoding M24 family metallopeptidase — protein sequence MTDESDSNECEAVGSPLVDRSFLDDVIDERDATGFVAVGGCDDDLRYLTGFDGPDSPSDQYAYVRVAGADVLCPPAASVAAAERQFDGEVRSDRLTDHPGERAAAVLAKGESGSGRADRREERESRSTVILVPPTIPHDAAVSLERAGYELRSTTAVADARATKTSAEVDAIRAVQRAAERAVRRGERVLATTEFGNIDDGDGNGGNGELLWEGAPLTTERLRREVNAELARCGVSGAENTVVTVGAEHAAAGGVVHRDGAVVIDIAPRGPHGYHSHLSRTLVVDSDGGWERRAYVASEAAIDAALGEVEPGADVDDVRREATAELAAFGFDPRSGNDSNAEVVETVHGVGLSRRERPRSRSGASLESGVVLAVTPSVTDSERGSVRLSELVVVTDDGYERLDDGSRSFSPRE from the coding sequence GTGACCGACGAAAGCGACTCCAACGAGTGCGAGGCCGTAGGGTCGCCTCTTGTCGATCGATCGTTTCTCGACGACGTCATCGACGAGCGAGACGCGACTGGGTTCGTCGCCGTCGGCGGGTGCGACGACGACCTCCGATACCTGACGGGATTTGACGGTCCAGACAGTCCGAGCGATCAGTACGCGTACGTCCGGGTCGCGGGCGCGGACGTGCTGTGTCCACCCGCCGCGTCAGTCGCCGCCGCGGAGCGTCAGTTCGACGGGGAGGTCCGGAGCGACCGTCTCACCGACCACCCCGGCGAGCGCGCCGCCGCGGTCCTCGCCAAAGGCGAATCCGGGTCGGGCCGCGCCGATCGGCGCGAGGAGCGCGAATCGCGGTCTACTGTCATCCTCGTGCCGCCCACGATCCCGCACGACGCCGCGGTGTCCCTCGAGCGCGCGGGTTACGAGTTGCGATCGACAACGGCAGTCGCGGACGCGAGGGCGACGAAAACGAGCGCGGAAGTCGACGCAATTCGGGCCGTACAGCGGGCCGCCGAACGGGCCGTCCGGCGCGGCGAACGCGTGCTCGCGACGACGGAGTTCGGCAACATCGACGACGGTGACGGGAACGGCGGGAACGGCGAGTTGCTATGGGAGGGAGCGCCGCTCACGACTGAACGCCTGCGCCGGGAGGTCAACGCCGAACTCGCCCGCTGCGGTGTCAGCGGTGCGGAAAACACGGTTGTTACAGTCGGAGCGGAGCACGCAGCGGCCGGGGGCGTCGTCCACAGAGACGGGGCTGTCGTGATCGACATCGCCCCGCGCGGGCCGCACGGCTATCACAGCCATCTCTCTCGAACCCTCGTCGTCGACAGCGACGGCGGCTGGGAGCGCCGCGCGTACGTCGCGAGCGAGGCCGCGATCGACGCCGCGCTCGGAGAGGTCGAACCCGGGGCCGACGTCGACGACGTGCGGCGCGAGGCCACCGCCGAACTTGCGGCGTTCGGGTTCGATCCGCGCAGCGGGAACGACTCGAACGCGGAAGTGGTCGAGACCGTCCACGGCGTCGGCCTCTCTCGCCGCGAGCGCCCTCGTTCAAGATCGGGAGCATCCCTCGAATCCGGCGTCGTACTGGCGGTGACGCCGTCGGTGACTGATTCCGAGCGGGGCAGCGTCCGCCTGAGCGAACTCGTCGTCGTCACCGACGACGGGTACGAGCGACTCGACGACGGATCACGATCCTTCTCGCCGCGAGAATAG
- a CDS encoding ATP-dependent helicase, whose translation MSDSDATVTRLFGGPGSGKTTALLDRVDELLEREDVTIRDILVVSYTRAAAAEVRERLAERLDVSPRSLKGNVATMHAKAYELLDLSRNDVVGESDKKDFCEGYGIEFEDEYGGAGRRTARSTTIGNKIIATSQWLQRTRRDVADWYDVPFQWNVEEVRLPPEIDPNAQEGNKYTPTWPSDDERVDVPEVIRAWRAYKGEHGLVGFADMLERVKQRSLVPHVDYLVIDEFQDITTLQYGVYEEWKPHMRRVLIAGDDDQVVYAWQGADPNLLLDAERDEDVVLPNSYRLPSRVLNVVNQEIRHIDKRQEKDLHPRKEGGVVEGIQSPSMLDLARNVRYTIEEGDDDETIMILFRARYQLFQFIDEFLPLGMPFSALTDQRMWTDRLTQYVRAVEGLEKDEPIDGLQARRLADMLQDSAFGANDRDGLFDRIDELQEEAGVDDLTDLSVDPDVISEFAPFAPDAKDAGDMLRKVTSFQRKSVEAYVDGEYRGMDPNRVRIGTIHSAKGREADHVFVATDLTEKVVEQMAASVEDEDVPGVDEFTSTTDPVPILTDNERRVFYVGMSRARERLVILENLVNGAPTLPVSVLLHNEIRDESIEALLDEAQEGEVPPPEPDA comes from the coding sequence ATGAGCGACTCGGACGCGACGGTCACCCGACTGTTCGGTGGCCCCGGAAGCGGGAAGACGACGGCGTTACTCGATCGGGTCGACGAACTCTTAGAGCGAGAGGACGTCACGATCCGCGACATTCTCGTGGTCTCGTACACGCGAGCGGCCGCCGCGGAGGTCCGCGAGCGACTCGCAGAGCGCCTCGACGTCTCGCCGCGCTCGCTGAAGGGCAACGTCGCGACGATGCACGCGAAGGCGTACGAACTGCTCGATCTCTCACGTAACGACGTCGTCGGCGAGAGCGACAAGAAGGACTTCTGCGAGGGCTACGGTATCGAGTTCGAAGACGAGTACGGCGGTGCGGGCCGCCGAACCGCCCGCTCGACGACGATCGGGAACAAGATCATCGCGACGAGCCAGTGGCTCCAGCGGACGCGCCGCGACGTCGCCGACTGGTACGACGTCCCTTTCCAGTGGAACGTCGAAGAGGTCCGACTGCCGCCGGAGATCGACCCGAACGCCCAAGAGGGCAACAAGTACACGCCGACGTGGCCCTCCGACGACGAGCGGGTCGACGTACCGGAGGTCATCCGGGCGTGGCGCGCGTACAAGGGCGAACACGGACTGGTAGGCTTCGCGGACATGCTCGAACGCGTGAAACAGCGCTCGCTCGTCCCCCACGTCGACTACCTCGTCATCGACGAGTTCCAGGACATCACCACGCTGCAGTACGGCGTCTACGAGGAGTGGAAACCGCATATGAGGCGCGTCCTCATCGCCGGCGACGACGACCAGGTCGTCTACGCGTGGCAGGGCGCGGACCCCAATCTGCTGCTCGACGCCGAGCGCGACGAGGACGTCGTCCTCCCGAACTCCTATCGGCTCCCCTCGCGGGTGCTCAACGTCGTCAACCAAGAGATCCGTCACATCGACAAACGGCAGGAGAAGGACCTCCACCCGCGGAAGGAGGGCGGCGTCGTCGAGGGAATTCAGTCGCCGTCGATGCTCGACCTCGCGCGGAACGTCCGCTACACGATCGAGGAGGGCGACGACGACGAGACGATAATGATCCTGTTCCGGGCGCGCTATCAGCTGTTCCAGTTCATCGACGAGTTCCTCCCGCTGGGGATGCCGTTCTCGGCGCTGACCGACCAGCGGATGTGGACCGACCGACTGACCCAGTACGTCCGTGCCGTCGAGGGGCTCGAAAAGGACGAACCGATCGACGGGCTACAGGCGCGACGCCTCGCGGATATGCTGCAGGACTCGGCGTTCGGCGCGAACGACCGCGACGGGCTGTTCGACCGCATCGACGAGCTCCAAGAGGAGGCGGGCGTCGACGACCTGACCGATCTCTCGGTCGACCCCGACGTGATCTCTGAATTCGCGCCGTTCGCCCCCGACGCGAAGGACGCGGGCGATATGCTCCGGAAAGTCACGTCGTTCCAGCGGAAGTCCGTCGAGGCGTACGTCGACGGCGAGTACCGCGGGATGGACCCCAACCGCGTCCGCATCGGAACGATCCACTCGGCGAAGGGCCGCGAGGCCGACCACGTCTTCGTCGCGACCGACCTGACCGAGAAGGTCGTCGAGCAGATGGCCGCGTCCGTCGAGGACGAAGACGTTCCCGGCGTCGACGAGTTCACCTCCACGACCGACCCGGTTCCCATCCTCACCGACAACGAGCGCCGCGTGTTCTACGTCGGGATGTCGCGGGCGCGAGAGCGGCTCGTCATCCTCGAAAACCTCGTCAACGGCGCGCCGACGCTCCCGGTGAGCGTGCTGCTGCACAACGAGATTCGCGACGAGTCGATCGAGGCGCTCCTCGACGAGGCGCAAGAGGGTGAGGTTCCGCCGCCAGAACCGGACGCGTAG
- a CDS encoding HVO_0416 family zinc finger protein → MASAPSSDDALFDQFLDDRGHDIETVDWERSYNKKQCPECGALHDDGAAHCGVCGWDPRA, encoded by the coding sequence ATGGCCTCAGCACCGAGCTCCGACGACGCGCTGTTCGACCAGTTTCTCGACGATCGCGGTCACGACATCGAGACAGTAGACTGGGAGCGGTCGTATAACAAAAAGCAGTGTCCGGAGTGTGGTGCGCTCCACGACGACGGTGCGGCGCACTGCGGCGTCTGCGGATGGGATCCGCGAGCCTAG
- a CDS encoding carboxypeptidase M32 — translation MTAGTSEAGEAASETAPESYETLLEEYRRISNVRTATGLLRWDQQVMMPEGGTPARSQQLSTLSSLAHELLTDDDVGDALDDLESRELTDEQAAVVREIRREYDRAVAVPSELVEEISTTASEALPAWEEAKAEDDFEAFAPYLRKHVELKREYAEHIDPDRDPYEVLFEDFEPCLSLERAESILASIREALVPMIEEIRESEVDLATDAFTSLGTYEEEEQEALCRDVLTTLGYPWERGRLDTASHPFSTGTTFDARVTTRFDDSDPLGSLTSTVHEFGHATYTHGLPDDAYGTPLGEDRDLSVHESQSRLWENHIGRSLAFWRGFLPTVQEHFPKAADVTPESAYEAVNQVYEDNLIRVEADELTYHLHIVIRFEIERALIRGELDVDDVPEAWNDKYEEYLGIRPETDSEGCLQDIHWSHGNFGYFPTYSLGSAMAAQLYAAAEAELGALDDEVAAGEFDALHEWLTENVHRHGARYETNELVERATGSDFTADAFVDYVTEKYGALYDLDSA, via the coding sequence ATGACAGCAGGAACGAGCGAAGCGGGAGAAGCGGCGAGTGAAACCGCCCCAGAATCCTACGAGACGCTCCTCGAGGAGTACCGTCGCATATCGAACGTCCGCACCGCGACCGGCCTCCTGCGGTGGGACCAGCAGGTGATGATGCCCGAGGGCGGGACGCCCGCGCGCTCCCAGCAGCTCTCGACGCTGTCGTCGCTCGCGCACGAACTGCTCACCGACGACGACGTGGGCGACGCGCTCGACGACCTCGAATCGAGAGAGCTGACCGACGAGCAGGCGGCCGTCGTCCGCGAGATCCGCCGCGAATACGACCGCGCGGTCGCGGTTCCGTCAGAGTTGGTCGAGGAGATCTCGACGACGGCCTCGGAGGCACTCCCCGCGTGGGAGGAGGCGAAAGCCGAGGACGACTTCGAGGCGTTCGCGCCGTACCTGCGCAAACACGTCGAGCTGAAACGCGAGTACGCCGAGCACATCGATCCCGACCGCGACCCCTACGAGGTGCTCTTCGAGGACTTCGAGCCGTGTCTCTCGCTCGAACGCGCCGAGTCCATCCTGGCGTCCATTCGCGAGGCGCTCGTGCCGATGATCGAGGAGATCCGCGAGTCCGAGGTCGACCTCGCGACCGACGCGTTCACCTCGCTGGGGACCTACGAAGAGGAAGAACAGGAGGCCCTCTGCCGCGACGTCCTCACGACGCTCGGCTACCCGTGGGAGCGCGGTCGACTCGACACCGCGTCGCACCCGTTCTCGACGGGGACGACGTTCGACGCGCGGGTGACGACGCGGTTCGACGACTCGGACCCGCTCGGCTCGCTGACTTCGACCGTCCACGAGTTCGGCCACGCGACCTACACCCACGGCCTCCCCGACGACGCCTACGGGACGCCGCTGGGAGAAGACCGCGACCTCTCGGTCCACGAGTCCCAATCGCGGCTCTGGGAGAACCACATCGGGCGCTCGCTGGCGTTCTGGCGGGGTTTCCTGCCGACGGTACAAGAGCACTTCCCGAAGGCGGCGGACGTGACTCCCGAGTCGGCCTACGAGGCCGTCAATCAAGTGTACGAGGACAACCTCATCCGCGTCGAGGCCGACGAACTCACCTACCACCTCCACATCGTGATCCGCTTCGAAATCGAGCGGGCGCTGATCCGCGGCGAACTCGACGTCGACGACGTCCCCGAGGCGTGGAACGACAAGTACGAGGAGTACCTCGGGATCCGGCCCGAGACCGACTCGGAGGGGTGTCTGCAGGACATCCACTGGAGCCACGGCAACTTCGGCTACTTCCCGACGTACTCGCTCGGCTCGGCGATGGCCGCCCAGTTGTACGCCGCCGCCGAGGCGGAGTTGGGGGCGCTGGACGACGAGGTCGCCGCCGGGGAGTTCGACGCGCTCCACGAGTGGCTCACCGAGAACGTCCACCGCCACGGCGCGCGCTACGAGACGAACGAACTCGTCGAGCGCGCGACGGGGTCGGACTTCACCGCCGACGCGTTCGTCGACTACGTGACCGAGAAGTACGGCGCGCTCTACGATCTCGACTCGGCGTAG